From one Acidibrevibacterium fodinaquatile genomic stretch:
- the lptF gene encoding LPS export ABC transporter permease LptF — protein MLSALRLGQIDRYLLGQLLAGLVASTGGLVALIWLTQSLRFIDLVVNRGLSLVVFLQLTGLLIPSFVAVILPITTYVVVQFTYQRLASDRELTVMRAAGLSAYALSRPAMMLALISVVTCFVLDVWVVPSASAAFREEQFRIRNRMAAFMLQDGVFTQVSDDMTVYVRRRDSDGTLHGVMIDDARQKNAHATILARRGRFLPSTDAPRVLLLDGTRQEIDHQTGRLNILTFAQNVIELSSNKSTAQRFRDATEMSLGELLHPDPAVVTARDRPKFVVEAHRRLTAPLTAASFAMVALVAVLRGAFQRHGGLLRPFIAVLVVVGLLAAGLMIANLAARVPALIPLIWVHAIAPGMVCAWMLFVPELRLGRLSSLVPGAAA, from the coding sequence ATGCTCTCCGCGCTCCGACTTGGCCAGATCGACCGCTATCTCCTCGGCCAGCTCCTGGCCGGGCTGGTTGCCTCGACCGGTGGCCTGGTCGCGCTGATCTGGCTGACCCAGTCGCTCCGCTTCATCGATCTCGTCGTCAATCGCGGTCTCTCGCTGGTGGTGTTTCTCCAGCTCACCGGCCTTCTGATCCCGAGCTTCGTCGCCGTCATCCTGCCGATCACCACCTATGTCGTGGTGCAGTTCACCTATCAGCGCCTGGCGAGCGACCGCGAGCTGACGGTGATGCGTGCCGCCGGGCTTTCGGCTTACGCGCTTTCGCGCCCGGCGATGATGCTGGCGCTGATCTCGGTCGTCACCTGCTTTGTCCTCGATGTCTGGGTGGTGCCTTCGGCCTCGGCGGCGTTCCGCGAGGAACAGTTCCGCATCCGCAACCGCATGGCCGCCTTCATGCTCCAAGACGGCGTCTTCACCCAGGTCTCCGACGACATGACGGTCTATGTCCGTCGGCGCGATTCGGACGGCACGCTGCATGGCGTGATGATCGATGACGCGCGCCAGAAGAACGCGCATGCGACGATCCTCGCCCGCCGCGGCCGCTTCCTGCCCTCGACCGATGCGCCGCGCGTGCTGCTGCTGGACGGCACCCGCCAGGAGATCGATCATCAGACCGGGCGGCTCAACATTCTCACGTTCGCGCAGAATGTCATCGAGCTTTCCTCCAACAAATCGACCGCGCAGCGCTTTCGCGACGCGACCGAGATGTCGCTCGGCGAATTGCTGCACCCCGACCCGGCGGTGGTCACGGCGCGCGATCGGCCGAAATTCGTCGTCGAGGCGCATCGCCGCCTGACCGCGCCGCTCACCGCCGCCTCCTTCGCCATGGTTGCCCTGGTCGCGGTGCTGCGCGGCGCGTTTCAGCGCCATGGCGGGCTTTTGCGCCCGTTCATCGCGGTGCTCGTCGTCGTCGGCCTGCTTGCCGCCGGTCTGATGATCGCCAATCTCGCGGCGCGCGTGCCGGCGCTGATCCCGCTGATCTGGGTGCATGCCATCGCGCCCGGCATGGTCTGCGCCTGGATGCTGTTCGTGCCCGAACTCCGTCTCGGCCGCCTTTCGTCCCTCGTCCCCGGGGCGGCGGCATGA
- the lptG gene encoding LPS export ABC transporter permease LptG: MIIAATFLRYISRVFVFAVLTMIAALSGLVALFDFIELLRRAATRPQATFGIVSEIAALRLPWEAMQILPFAVLLGGISAFWRLTRSSELIVARATGLSAWQFLSGPTLCAALLGAIATAAVTPLSAVMLARAEALDNLYLTSTGGPLSLAGGQLWLRQSDHALVPEGVSIIHAEQVALTRRVLSVSEVSVFRLAPHDQLLQRIEAQRAVLDHGTWRLEAARVVSTDRPPEPAGTILLPTDLTVARVEESFASPDTLSFWKLPDFIALLERSGFSAIRHRLRFQSLLALPVLAATMTLVAAGFSMRPTRRGGTARMIGSGVSAGFALFMVSKVAEEFGGSGALPIVLAAWAPAAAGLMLAIALLLHLEDG; this comes from the coding sequence ATGATCATCGCCGCGACCTTCCTCCGCTATATCTCGCGGGTGTTCGTCTTCGCCGTCCTCACCATGATCGCGGCGCTTTCCGGGCTCGTCGCGCTGTTTGACTTCATCGAGCTTTTGCGCCGCGCCGCGACCCGGCCGCAAGCGACCTTCGGCATCGTCTCCGAGATCGCGGCGCTGCGGCTGCCGTGGGAGGCGATGCAGATCCTGCCGTTTGCCGTGCTGCTCGGCGGGATTTCGGCGTTCTGGCGCCTGACCCGCTCGTCGGAGCTGATCGTTGCGCGGGCGACCGGGCTTTCGGCGTGGCAATTCCTCTCCGGCCCAACCTTGTGCGCGGCCTTGCTCGGCGCCATCGCGACGGCGGCGGTGACCCCGCTTTCGGCGGTGATGCTGGCCCGCGCCGAAGCGCTCGACAACCTCTATCTCACCTCGACCGGCGGGCCGCTGTCGCTCGCCGGCGGCCAGCTCTGGCTCCGCCAATCCGACCACGCGCTGGTGCCGGAGGGAGTTTCGATCATCCACGCCGAGCAAGTGGCGCTCACCCGCCGCGTGCTCTCGGTGAGCGAGGTCAGCGTTTTTCGCCTGGCGCCGCATGACCAGCTTTTGCAGCGCATCGAGGCGCAACGCGCGGTGCTCGATCACGGCACCTGGCGGCTGGAAGCGGCGCGGGTGGTTTCCACCGATCGGCCGCCCGAACCGGCGGGGACGATCCTGCTGCCGACCGATCTCACCGTCGCCCGCGTCGAGGAGAGCTTCGCCTCGCCGGACACGCTCTCGTTTTGGAAGCTGCCAGACTTCATCGCACTCCTCGAGCGCTCCGGGTTTTCCGCGATCCGCCATCGGCTGCGTTTCCAAAGCCTGCTCGCGCTGCCGGTCTTGGCGGCGACGATGACGCTGGTCGCGGCCGGGTTCTCGATGCGCCCGACGCGGCGCGGCGGCACCGCGCGGATGATCGGGAGCGGGGTTTCCGCCGGTTTCGCGCTGTTCATGGTCTCCAAGGTCGCCGAGGAATTCGGCGGCTCCGGCGCCTTGCCGATCGTCCTCGCCGCCTGGGCGCCGGCAGCGGCCGGGCTGATGCTGGCGATCGCGCTGCTGCTTCATCTGGAAGACGGCTGA
- a CDS encoding LPS-assembly protein LptD gives MLRRAWGALLATLAGAIVFTFATTALAQTTIPGFTPFTKPQYGTSLNKEPIKPNEAVSFTADQIAYDRDNGIVTATGHVEAWQNDHVLRADKIVFDRNTNVVAATGHVVLLEPDGEVLFADYAELTQGMREAVLRGMRMLLEENTRIAANGARRTDGQYNELSRMVYSACTLCKDDPTKPPVWQIDAYSAVDDLQAKRMEFQDATVELLGVPIFYMPYFSTADSSVKRESGFLAPDAGSNTFIGSFFALPYYYVINNYSDITITPWIDSGMDPQLDTLYRQKFNNGQIKLETAIAYDENAMQGLFFGSGDFTYNENWRYGFNINEASSANYMRDFFISGYGNDVLSSTTYLEGFGQGAYSRLDTQFYEGLLNIVNNKELPYVLPRYLYDYVGTPDSLGGYFTFTGGGFDVLRFIGTDTQRINGTLSYNLPEMGPLGQEWNFLARFYSAGYQAQGLNQIPNFSPYTHSDVAQGEPVVAARMNWPFSRIDGDATTVLEPITQFVIRPDGYGFTSPYLIPNEDSLDQLFTDANLFSINRLPGIDRLGGGLRADLGMHFAWFDGSHVFDALIGQSYRSQTEYQLWGPGTGLGGNISDIVGRVYYEPADWMNVTYRFRLNHDTGETEFNDTRLTVGPPNFRVDFGYIYSNLDPFYFYNQLPTIPAPSYAPYQALNFPRNEILAGLQTKFGNWRAGGYIQRNMQLNQLVAYGLDGGYEDDCFIVALNYFDLFTNYNGISNVQALTINMTFKTLGQFGVPLM, from the coding sequence ATGCTGCGCCGGGCTTGGGGGGCTCTCCTCGCTACCCTTGCGGGCGCGATCGTGTTCACGTTCGCGACAACCGCGCTCGCTCAGACCACCATTCCCGGCTTTACCCCGTTCACCAAGCCGCAATACGGCACCAGCCTGAACAAGGAGCCGATCAAGCCGAACGAGGCGGTTTCCTTCACCGCCGATCAGATCGCCTATGACCGCGACAACGGCATCGTCACCGCAACCGGCCATGTCGAGGCCTGGCAGAACGATCACGTGCTCCGCGCCGACAAGATCGTCTTCGACCGCAACACCAATGTCGTCGCCGCGACCGGCCATGTCGTGCTGCTGGAGCCCGATGGCGAGGTTCTGTTCGCCGATTACGCCGAGCTGACACAGGGGATGCGCGAAGCGGTGCTGCGCGGCATGCGTATGCTGCTCGAGGAGAACACCCGCATCGCCGCCAACGGCGCGCGCCGCACCGATGGCCAATATAACGAGCTCAGCCGCATGGTCTATTCCGCCTGCACGCTGTGCAAGGACGATCCCACCAAGCCGCCGGTCTGGCAGATCGATGCCTATTCGGCGGTCGATGACCTCCAGGCCAAGCGCATGGAGTTCCAGGACGCGACGGTAGAACTGCTCGGCGTGCCGATTTTCTACATGCCCTATTTTTCCACCGCCGACAGTTCCGTCAAACGCGAAAGCGGCTTTCTTGCCCCCGATGCCGGCTCCAACACCTTCATCGGCAGCTTCTTCGCGCTGCCTTATTACTACGTCATCAATAATTATTCGGACATCACGATCACGCCCTGGATCGACAGCGGCATGGACCCTCAACTCGACACACTCTATCGGCAAAAATTCAATAACGGTCAGATTAAGTTGGAAACCGCCATCGCCTATGACGAGAATGCGATGCAGGGGCTGTTTTTCGGCTCCGGCGATTTCACCTACAACGAAAATTGGCGTTATGGCTTCAATATCAACGAAGCCAGTTCCGCCAATTACATGCGCGATTTCTTTATCTCCGGTTACGGTAACGATGTGCTTTCCAGCACAACCTACCTCGAAGGCTTCGGCCAGGGCGCTTATTCACGGCTCGATACGCAATTCTACGAAGGTCTGCTCAATATCGTGAATAACAAGGAACTGCCCTACGTCCTACCGCGTTATCTTTATGACTATGTCGGCACGCCGGATTCGCTGGGCGGCTATTTCACCTTCACTGGCGGCGGCTTCGACGTGCTCCGCTTCATCGGCACCGATACCCAGCGGATCAACGGCACGCTCTCCTATAATTTGCCGGAAATGGGACCGCTCGGCCAGGAATGGAATTTTCTCGCCCGCTTCTATTCCGCCGGCTATCAGGCCCAGGGCCTCAACCAGATCCCCAATTTCAGCCCCTACACCCATTCCGACGTCGCCCAGGGCGAGCCGGTGGTGGCGGCGCGGATGAACTGGCCGTTCTCACGCATCGATGGCGACGCGACGACGGTCCTGGAGCCGATCACCCAGTTCGTCATCCGCCCCGACGGCTACGGCTTCACCTCACCCTATCTCATCCCCAACGAGGACAGCCTCGATCAGCTCTTCACCGACGCCAACCTGTTTTCGATCAACCGCTTGCCCGGCATCGACCGTCTCGGCGGCGGGTTGCGCGCCGATCTCGGGATGCATTTCGCGTGGTTCGATGGCAGCCATGTTTTCGACGCTTTGATCGGCCAGTCCTATCGCTCGCAGACCGAATACCAGCTTTGGGGGCCGGGCACCGGGCTCGGCGGCAATATTTCCGACATCGTCGGGCGGGTCTATTATGAGCCGGCGGACTGGATGAACGTGACCTATCGCTTTCGCCTCAACCACGACACCGGCGAGACTGAGTTCAATGATACTCGCTTGACGGTCGGGCCGCCGAATTTCCGCGTCGATTTCGGTTATATCTATAGCAATCTCGACCCTTTCTACTTCTATAACCAGTTGCCGACCATCCCGGCGCCATCTTATGCCCCCTATCAAGCGCTCAATTTCCCACGCAACGAGATTCTGGCCGGCCTGCAGACGAAATTCGGCAATTGGCGCGCCGGCGGCTACATCCAACGCAACATGCAGCTCAATCAATTGGTCGCCTATGGCCTCGATGGCGGCTATGAAGACGATTGCTTCATCGTCGCGCTCAACTACTTCGATTTGTTCACGAACTATAACGGCATCAGCAATGTCCAGGCTTTGACCATCAATATGACCTTCAAAACCCTGGGACAATTCGGCGTCCCGTTGATGTAG
- a CDS encoding peptidylprolyl isomerase, with protein MRPIVRKISLPALSVLSSLGWLIAALPAGAQTPPPAAASPAAPAADKHAPDHSAGAPANGGKISADTIDPEKESRIVAVVNGDVISAQDVDNRRRLFALSSGLPITREVLDRLTPQVVRELIDERLRLQEVQRRKIAVTNKDIAETIANLEKRNNMPPGTLARRLASDGAEIHTLYDQTRVQLGWSRVLREQIGVADRVTQQDVEEQLRMIKAETGQMEYHVAEIFLPIDEPARAADTQRFAETVIQQLRSGAPFAVVAAQFSQSQTALQGGDLGWVRPNQLESPVAHLVTEMPVGAISNPVPVAGGLSIVTLLAKRQIGNDPATLLKIRQVFLKFSTPLDPQNPTQQQHDMLLRAKDISTNVHSCDAMAAADKAAGNPPRPDPLEVRLESVNPPELRTLLGKLTENKPSEPLVTQEGIMVVIVCAREERNLGMPSKEEIANQLSSQRIELISRQMMRDLHRHASIDQRIGGV; from the coding sequence ATGCGACCGATCGTGCGGAAAATTTCCCTGCCCGCCTTGTCCGTGCTCTCGAGCCTGGGCTGGCTGATCGCAGCCCTGCCGGCGGGTGCGCAAACGCCGCCGCCGGCCGCCGCATCGCCTGCGGCGCCGGCCGCGGACAAACACGCCCCCGATCATTCCGCCGGGGCGCCCGCGAACGGCGGCAAAATCTCGGCCGATACGATCGACCCGGAAAAAGAATCCCGCATCGTCGCGGTCGTCAACGGCGATGTCATCAGCGCCCAGGACGTCGATAACCGTCGGCGCCTCTTTGCCCTCTCGAGCGGGCTTCCGATCACCCGCGAGGTGCTCGACCGGTTGACACCGCAGGTCGTGCGCGAGCTGATCGACGAGCGGCTCCGCCTGCAAGAGGTGCAGCGGCGCAAGATCGCCGTCACCAATAAGGACATCGCCGAGACCATCGCCAATCTCGAAAAGCGCAACAACATGCCGCCCGGGACGCTGGCGCGCCGCCTCGCCTCCGATGGCGCCGAGATCCACACGCTCTACGACCAAACCCGGGTGCAACTCGGCTGGTCGCGGGTCTTGCGCGAACAGATCGGCGTTGCCGACCGCGTCACCCAGCAGGACGTGGAGGAGCAATTGCGCATGATCAAGGCCGAGACCGGCCAGATGGAATATCATGTGGCGGAGATCTTCCTCCCGATCGACGAGCCGGCCCGCGCCGCCGACACCCAGCGTTTCGCCGAAACCGTGATCCAGCAATTGCGCAGCGGCGCGCCCTTCGCCGTCGTCGCGGCGCAGTTCAGTCAGAGCCAGACGGCACTGCAAGGCGGCGATCTCGGCTGGGTGCGGCCCAACCAGCTCGAATCCCCGGTCGCTCACCTGGTCACCGAAATGCCGGTCGGCGCGATCAGCAACCCGGTGCCGGTCGCCGGCGGGCTTTCCATCGTCACCCTGCTCGCCAAGCGCCAAATCGGCAACGACCCCGCGACCCTGCTCAAAATCCGCCAGGTATTCTTGAAATTCTCGACCCCGCTCGACCCCCAGAACCCGACGCAGCAACAGCACGACATGCTGCTCCGCGCGAAGGATATCTCGACCAACGTCCATAGCTGCGACGCGATGGCGGCGGCTGACAAGGCGGCCGGCAATCCGCCGCGGCCCGATCCGCTCGAAGTCCGCCTCGAATCCGTCAATCCGCCCGAACTCCGCACCCTGCTCGGCAAGCTCACCGAAAACAAACCGAGCGAACCCCTGGTCACGCAGGAAGGGATCATGGTGGTCATCGTCTGCGCCCGCGAGGAGCGCAATCTCGGCATGCCGTCCAAGGAAGAAATCGCCAATCAGCTCTCCAGCCAGCGCATCGAACTGATCTCGCGCCAGATGATGCGCGATCTCCATCGCCACGCCTCGATCGATCAGCGGATCGGCGGGGTGTGA
- the rsmA gene encoding 16S rRNA (adenine(1518)-N(6)/adenine(1519)-N(6))-dimethyltransferase RsmA — protein sequence MTGDPLAEPLREVIARHALAARKALGQHFLLDLNLTARIAAAAPLAGAHVIEVGPGPGGLTRALLASDAASVTAIEIDRRAVAALAELQPAAGARLAVIEADALGLDYPALTPAPRVIVANLPYHIATPLLIGWLRTADAFACLVLMFQLEVAERICAAPGSPAYGRLAVLAQFVCHAELVLRLPPAAFTPPPAVASAVVRLTPHANQPPPALRAALERVSAYAFGHRRKMLRRALAPLGGAAFLAKAGIDPTRRAETLSIAEFTKLARVLMEETI from the coding sequence TTGACCGGCGACCCGCTCGCCGAGCCCCTTCGTGAGGTCATCGCCCGCCATGCGCTCGCCGCGCGCAAGGCGCTGGGGCAGCATTTTCTGCTCGATCTCAACCTCACCGCCCGCATCGCCGCCGCAGCCCCGCTGGCGGGCGCGCATGTGATCGAAGTCGGGCCGGGGCCGGGCGGGCTCACCCGCGCTTTGCTGGCGAGCGACGCCGCCAGCGTCACCGCGATCGAGATCGATCGCCGCGCGGTCGCGGCCCTCGCCGAATTGCAGCCGGCCGCCGGGGCGCGGCTTGCCGTGATCGAAGCGGATGCGCTCGGGCTCGACTATCCGGCGCTGACGCCGGCGCCGCGGGTGATCGTCGCCAATCTTCCCTATCATATCGCGACCCCGCTCCTGATCGGCTGGCTACGCACCGCCGACGCTTTCGCGTGTCTGGTGCTGATGTTTCAACTCGAGGTCGCGGAGCGGATTTGCGCCGCGCCGGGGAGCCCGGCTTATGGCCGGCTCGCGGTTCTCGCGCAGTTCGTCTGCCACGCCGAGCTTGTGCTCCGCCTGCCGCCGGCGGCCTTCACGCCGCCGCCCGCCGTCGCCTCGGCGGTGGTCCGGCTGACCCCGCATGCCAACCAGCCACCGCCAGCGCTGCGCGCCGCCCTTGAGCGGGTCAGCGCTTACGCTTTCGGCCACCGCCGCAAGATGCTGCGCCGGGCACTCGCGCCACTTGGCGGCGCGGCGTTCCTCGCCAAGGCCGGGATCGACCCGACCCGCCGTGCCGAAACCCTGAGCATCGCCGAATTCACAAAGCTTGCCCGGGTGTTGATGGAAGAGACGATTTAG
- a CDS encoding S24 family peptidase: MKHEDIWRALDTLAAEQGLSPSGLARRAGLDPTTFNQSKRRMPDGRARWPSTESLAKVLQATGAGLEEFTALVTGARALAASRPLTRRVPLIGFAQAGGEGFFDDGGYPVGGGWDEVSLPEVADPHAYALEISGDSMEPVFRDGDVVIVSPNAPVRRGDRVVVRTQRGEVMAKQLARRSARRVELKSLNPAHADYSFELAEITWLHRILWASQ; encoded by the coding sequence ATGAAACACGAAGATATCTGGCGTGCCCTCGATACGCTCGCCGCCGAGCAGGGGCTTTCTCCCTCGGGCCTAGCGCGCCGCGCCGGGCTCGACCCCACCACCTTCAACCAGTCCAAGCGGCGGATGCCCGACGGCCGCGCGCGCTGGCCGAGCACCGAGAGTCTGGCGAAGGTGTTGCAGGCGACCGGCGCCGGGCTCGAGGAGTTTACTGCCCTCGTCACCGGCGCGCGGGCGCTCGCCGCATCGCGGCCGCTGACCCGCAGGGTGCCGCTGATCGGCTTTGCGCAGGCGGGCGGGGAGGGGTTTTTCGATGATGGCGGCTATCCGGTCGGTGGCGGCTGGGACGAGGTGAGTTTGCCCGAGGTCGCCGACCCGCACGCCTACGCCTTGGAAATCAGCGGCGATTCGATGGAGCCCGTGTTTCGCGATGGCGATGTCGTCATCGTCTCGCCCAATGCGCCGGTCAGGCGCGGCGACCGGGTGGTGGTGCGAACGCAGCGGGGCGAGGTGATGGCAAAACAGCTCGCCCGCCGCTCCGCCCGCCGGGTGGAACTGAAAAGCCTCAACCCGGCCCATGCCGATTACAGTTTCGAACTTGCCGAAATCACCTGGCTGCACCGGATTTTATGGGCAAGCCAATGA
- a CDS encoding NAD(P)/FAD-dependent oxidoreductase, with amino-acid sequence MAAGAHHIVIVGGGAGGLELATRLGDRFGRRGEARITLVDKSRTHLWKPLLHAVAAGSLDRAAHDLSYLAQAHWHHFRFRLGEMIGIDRARREIALGAVFDEEGREVTAPSVIPYDTLVMALGSVTNDFGTPGASRFAVPLETPDQAARFNRRLINAFIRAQTQTGPVRPGQLGVVIIGAGATGTELAAELHHTTRAVVAYGLDRIDPSKDIAITLVEAAPRILPALPERIAQATEGLLTKLGVAVRTAARVVEVTADGVRLADGSFLPSELVIWSAGVKGPDFLATLDDLEVNRINQLVVTETLQTTRDPAIFALGDCAACPRPGFETPVPPRAQAAHQQASHLYRQIPRRLRGEAVQPFVYRDFGSLVSLGHYSTVGSLMGFLVGRSFFIEGYFARMMYRSLYKMHQYALHGTGTVLLETLARALDRRADPPVKLH; translated from the coding sequence ATGGCGGCGGGCGCGCATCATATCGTCATCGTCGGCGGCGGGGCTGGCGGGCTAGAGCTTGCAACCCGGCTCGGCGACCGTTTCGGCCGGCGCGGCGAGGCGCGCATCACGCTCGTCGATAAATCGCGCACCCATCTCTGGAAACCGCTTCTCCACGCGGTCGCCGCCGGCAGCCTCGACCGCGCCGCCCATGACCTGAGCTATCTCGCGCAAGCGCATTGGCACCATTTCCGCTTTCGCCTCGGCGAGATGATCGGCATCGACCGAGCGCGGCGCGAAATCGCGCTCGGCGCGGTGTTCGACGAGGAGGGGCGCGAGGTCACCGCGCCCAGCGTCATCCCCTATGACACGCTGGTCATGGCGCTCGGCAGCGTCACCAATGATTTCGGAACGCCCGGGGCGTCGCGCTTCGCGGTGCCGCTCGAGACCCCGGATCAGGCGGCGCGGTTCAATCGCCGGCTGATCAACGCCTTCATCCGGGCCCAGACCCAGACCGGGCCGGTGCGGCCCGGCCAGCTCGGCGTCGTCATCATCGGCGCCGGCGCGACCGGCACCGAACTCGCCGCCGAACTCCATCACACCACCCGCGCCGTCGTCGCCTATGGTCTTGACCGCATCGATCCGAGCAAAGACATCGCGATCACCCTGGTCGAAGCGGCGCCGCGCATCCTGCCGGCGCTGCCCGAGCGCATCGCGCAGGCGACGGAGGGACTGCTCACCAAACTCGGCGTTGCGGTGCGCACCGCCGCCCGGGTGGTCGAGGTGACGGCCGACGGGGTTCGCCTCGCCGATGGCAGTTTTCTGCCCTCTGAGCTGGTGATCTGGTCGGCGGGCGTGAAGGGGCCGGATTTTCTCGCGACGCTCGACGACCTCGAAGTCAATCGGATCAACCAGCTCGTGGTCACCGAGACGTTGCAGACGACGCGCGATCCGGCGATTTTTGCCCTCGGCGACTGTGCCGCCTGCCCCCGTCCCGGCTTCGAAACCCCGGTGCCGCCGCGCGCCCAGGCGGCGCATCAGCAGGCCTCGCATCTCTATCGCCAGATACCGCGCCGCCTGCGCGGCGAGGCTGTGCAACCTTTCGTCTATCGCGATTTCGGCTCGCTGGTCTCGCTCGGCCATTACAGCACGGTGGGCAGTCTGATGGGGTTTCTGGTCGGGCGCAGCTTTTTCATCGAAGGCTATTTCGCCCGCATGATGTATCGCTCGCTCTACAAAATGCACCAATACGCGCTGCACGGCACCGGCACCGTGCTGCTCGAAACCCTCGCCCGCGCGCTCGACCGCCGCGCCGACCCGCCGGTCAAGCTGCACTGA
- a CDS encoding PaaX family transcriptional regulator C-terminal domain-containing protein has protein sequence MTRPPCRENPLFFFTVDGVSGAEPAAPLAPTLAALHAAPLRVGSIIITLYGDAIVPRGATLDLAAMLRIFAAMGIGPGAVRTAVSRLAADGWLAGAKVGRASFYRLTAKGDAIFAAAARRIYRAAPPPWDGVLRLVLLPPEIATEAARAALLEAGCGSPLPGLWIVPQGTARAAPAGAIQLEARADDAAEGRRLAALAWPLARLAGGYERFVALFAPLARWLAAGGALTEMEALVARLLLIHQYRRVILHDPDLPLALLPPEWPGTAARALCRRLHAALFPASEAWLDRHARTPEGHLPPRDADSYPRFSEDSQHWK, from the coding sequence GTGACGAGACCCCCGTGTCGCGAAAATCCGCTCTTCTTTTTCACGGTCGATGGCGTGTCGGGCGCTGAGCCGGCAGCGCCGCTCGCGCCTACCCTTGCCGCGCTGCATGCGGCGCCGCTCCGCGTCGGGTCGATCATCATCACCCTTTATGGCGACGCCATCGTGCCGCGCGGGGCGACGCTCGATCTCGCGGCCATGCTGCGGATTTTCGCAGCGATGGGGATCGGCCCCGGCGCCGTCAGAACCGCGGTCTCGCGCCTCGCCGCCGATGGCTGGCTCGCGGGCGCCAAGGTCGGCCGCGCGAGCTTCTATCGTTTGACCGCCAAGGGGGATGCGATCTTCGCGGCCGCCGCGCGGCGGATCTATCGCGCCGCGCCGCCGCCCTGGGACGGGGTGCTGCGCCTCGTGCTGCTGCCTCCTGAGATCGCGACGGAGGCGGCGCGGGCGGCGCTGCTCGAGGCCGGTTGCGGTTCGCCGCTGCCGGGTCTCTGGATCGTGCCGCAAGGCACGGCGCGGGCGGCGCCGGCGGGGGCGATACAGCTCGAGGCCCGCGCCGATGATGCGGCCGAAGGCCGGCGCCTCGCCGCGCTGGCGTGGCCGCTGGCACGGCTCGCCGGCGGCTATGAGCGGTTCGTCGCGCTGTTTGCCCCGCTTGCGCGCTGGCTCGCGGCGGGCGGCGCGCTCACCGAGATGGAGGCGCTGGTCGCGCGCCTCCTGCTCATTCACCAGTATCGCCGGGTGATTCTGCATGACCCCGACCTGCCGCTCGCGCTGTTGCCGCCGGAGTGGCCGGGGACGGCGGCGCGCGCTTTGTGCCGGCGGTTGCATGCGGCGCTCTTTCCCGCCTCCGAAGCCTGGCTCGACCGGCATGCGCGCACCCCGGAGGGCCATCTCCCGCCGCGCGATGCCGATTCTTATCCACGCTTTTCAGAAGACAGCCAACATTGGAAATGA
- the mbfA gene encoding iron exporter MbfA yields the protein MRDFSDLGEREILALAISNEEEDSRIYADYAEALREHFPASAKVFTEMAQEENEHRRRLIELYQEKFGEHIPLIRRQDVRGFVQRKPVWQMREIRVETVRKQAELMEMETQRFYRQAASRSTDASIRKLLGDLAEAEAEHETTAEKLVAENLTRDARAEEEHTARQMFVLRYVQPGLAGLMDGSVSTLAPLFAAAFATGQSWNAFVVGLAASLGAGISMGFAEALSDNGSLTGRGAPLLRGVICGAMTTLGGLGHSLPYLIPRFWTATALAIAVVVVELAAISWVRWRYMDTPPFAAAFQVAFGGALVFGVGILIGSS from the coding sequence ATGCGTGATTTTTCCGATCTCGGCGAGCGCGAGATCCTCGCGCTCGCAATCAGCAACGAGGAAGAAGACAGCCGCATCTACGCCGACTACGCCGAAGCGCTGCGCGAGCATTTCCCGGCCTCGGCCAAGGTGTTCACCGAAATGGCGCAGGAGGAGAACGAGCACCGGCGCCGCCTGATCGAACTCTATCAGGAGAAATTCGGCGAACACATCCCGCTCATCCGCCGCCAGGATGTGCGCGGCTTCGTGCAAAGAAAGCCGGTTTGGCAGATGCGCGAGATCCGGGTCGAGACGGTGCGCAAGCAGGCCGAATTGATGGAAATGGAGACCCAGCGCTTTTATCGCCAGGCCGCGAGCCGCAGCACCGATGCCTCGATCCGCAAATTGCTCGGCGATCTCGCCGAGGCCGAGGCCGAACACGAAACCACCGCCGAGAAGCTGGTCGCCGAAAACCTCACCCGCGACGCCCGCGCCGAGGAGGAACACACGGCGCGGCAGATGTTCGTCCTGCGTTATGTCCAGCCCGGGCTCGCGGGCCTGATGGATGGCTCGGTTTCGACGCTGGCGCCGCTGTTTGCCGCCGCTTTTGCCACCGGCCAGTCCTGGAACGCCTTCGTCGTCGGCCTCGCCGCCTCGCTCGGGGCGGGGATTTCGATGGGATTTGCCGAGGCGCTTTCCGATAACGGCAGCCTCACCGGGCGCGGCGCGCCGTTGCTGCGCGGCGTCATCTGCGGCGCGATGACCACGCTCGGCGGGCTCGGCCACAGCCTGCCCTACCTGATCCCGCGTTTCTGGACGGCGACCGCGCTCGCCATCGCGGTGGTGGTGGTCGAACTCGCCGCCATCAGCTGGGTGCGCTGGCGCTACATGGACACCCCCCCCTTCGCCGCCGCCTTTCAGGTCGCCTTTGGCGGCGCGCTGGTGTTCGGGGTCGGCATTTTGATCGGCAGCAGTTAA